A window of the Dictyostelium discoideum AX4 chromosome 4 chromosome, whole genome shotgun sequence genome harbors these coding sequences:
- a CDS encoding phosphatidylinositol-4-phosphate 5-kinase family protein (Similar to PIP5K) — MIGFNRFRNKLKGVNSPPIKREPILPSSPTIINQQHTTLTRKSMLLSKRIVIFGIRGDFLSNLLVTVLAQYECLVTLVFLTQSNSNKDNNNNNNNNNNNNNNNNNNNNNNNNNNNSNNNITTLEILQEESEKIDEIVKENDVIIACFEWSEFRTIYDQVKVISNSCKNIKSNSTNDNENNNDSNNSNSSSSVSSNNESSNENKKSKNLIDKQIMVVFPIGVEDMEYSLENTSIESIFDPLPVTFIFYSALMQWLFVGPPSISQPHLQLVLSKTTEGCYWLDCDDLIKAIVELIIQIDLSGATKMYVLTGKECLTCGEISNILYNECSIIVDDYVEDITFLKSSNSLSSGGVVGASSNPTSSNGANVITTTTIAVAGSTSFVSDSTSNLAVNDKDDDNNNNNSNIINDNNSIDQITAGKILQKKFFTYLQSPISTVGSPSTEEIIKQQPNSFTSFISKCKESQLFTIKPSRSNSLSGNGVGNNNNNNNNNNNNNNINNNNNNNNNNNNNNNNNNKLNKTLPINLSASTPIPMTSPSSPTMSSSTPTLPSLSSSQNIPIINGNDNNCITPSKQLTTPTPASTPPPLSPTTTSTSPSTTVPSLTTTTTTSTSTSSSSSSSSSSSSYRFVFNPFNIIKYSKDFIEETLYKSPTPSVNQPKKSAQELETQQYISLLTSGFKKSFETEINSSISITSTNETGGGGGGGGDTQPILSNSQSLPSSPSKRASPHIEFTNEEFESTIDIQIELVDEEQNQIQEQQQQQQSKTVTSSTTSTETTTTVESSTTSTTITTSTSTPIPTTITTTPTTPINSDNSWTFTSFSPKVFKEIRRYYGVDEEFLKSQENSSGIVKFLEVQTIGRSGSFFYKSQDSKYFIKTIPSNEYDTFVKIFPSYYHHTISYPNTLLPRFFGMYRLKGKLKFGNNSNVSYYTSTHRDIIFVVMANLFYNKQKLEIREKYDLKGSTVGRYVDVNLIQQQFQQQQQLQQQQQLQQQENENITISPQSTTTTTTTTTTEVSTIITTTPASPQTTTATATTFDIQDLTFKDLNLKRKIHLGALRKAFITQLKIDSEWMNSHGICDYSLLVGLHISDKKGIQLLKTNSLKSNSGKKEDISFFKKDCNGVASSISELGNTRIIHPLSTLNGNRGRSLSCSSTSDNDTSPTRTNLNSVVGDNSGGGGGGGNNSPPTHNSIQPNKQSLSTSNTNNSLSSTTNTIDEDEEGIIYYLGLIDILTTYNLKKRGENAVKGLLFDRTQISAINPKDYQIRFIKYIESIFD, encoded by the exons atgatagGATTTAATAGATTTAGAAATAAACTTAAAGGTGTTAACTCACCACCTATTAAGAGGGAGCCTATATTACCTTCCTCACCAACCATcataaatcaacaacataCAACATTGACTAGAAAATCAATGTTGTTATCAAAAAGAATTGTAATATTTGGTATTAGAGGTGactttttatcaaatttattggTTACAGTTTTAGCACAATATGAATGTTTAGTTACTTTAGTATTTTTAACACaatcaaatagtaataaagataataataataataataataataataataataataataataataataataataataataataataataataataataataatagtaataataatataacaacATTAGAGATACTACAAGAAGAATCTGaaaaaattgatgaaataGTTAAAGAGAATGACGTAATTATAGCTTGTTTCGAATGGAGTGAATTTAGGACAATTTATGATCAAGTTAAAGTAATATCAAATTCttgtaaaaatataaaaagtaatagtacaaatgataatgaaaataataatgatagtaataatagtaatagtagtagtagtgttAGTAGTAACAATGaatcatcaaatgaaaataaaaaaagtaaaaatttaatagatAAACAAATTATGGTAGTATTTCCAATTGGTGTTGAAGATATGGAATATAGTTTAGAGAATACATCAATCGAGTCTATATTTGACCCATTACCTGTaacttttatattttattcagCATTAATGCAATGGTTATTTGTTGGACCACCTTCAATCAGTCAACCTCATCTTCAATTGGTCCTTAGTAAAACAACAGAGGGTTGTTATTGGTTAGACTgtgatgatttaataaaagcAATTGTCGAATTAATTATTCag attgATTTAAGTGGAGCAACTAAAATGTATGTTTTAACTGGTAAAGAATGTTTAACATGTGGAGAGAtttctaatattttatataatgaGTGTAGTATTATTGTTGATGATTATGTAGAGgatattacttttttaaagTCTAGCAATTCTCTTTCTTctggtggtgttgttggtgctTCTTCAAATCCTACTTCTTCAAATGGTGCTAATGttattactaccactactattgCTGTTGCTGGATCTACTTCTTTTGTTTCTGATAGCACAAGTAATTTAGCGGTAAAtgataaagatgatgataataataataataatagtaacattattaatgataataatagtattgatCAAATTACAGCAGgtaaaattttacaaaagaaattttttacaTATCTTCAATCACCAATATCGACAGTGGGTTCGCCATCCACTGAAGAGATTATAAAACAGCAACCAAATTCATTTACAagttttatttcaaaatgtAAAGAATCTCAATTATTTACTATTAAACCATCAAgatcaaattcattatcagGTAATGgtgttggtaataataataataataataataataataataataataataatattaataataataataataataataataataataataataataataataataataataaattaaataaaacattacCAATAAATTTATCTGCTTCAACACCTATACCAATgacatcaccatcatctcCAACAATGTCTTCTTCAACACCTACTTTACCTTCTTTGTCATCTTCTCAAaatataccaataataaatggaaatgataataattgtatAACACCATCAAAACAGttaacaacaccaacaccagcatccacaccaccaccattatcaccaaccacaacatcaacatctcCATCTACAACAGTACCATCAttaacaacaaccacaacaacctcaacttcaacatcatcatcatcttcgtcatcatcatcttcttcttcatatAGATTTGTATTCAACCCATTTAACATAATAAAGTattcaaaagattttataGAAGAAACACTTTATAAATCACCAACACCATCTGTAAATCAACCAAAAAAGTCTGCACAAGAATTAGAAACTCAACAATATATATCACTACTTACAtctggttttaaaaaatcatttgaaactGAGATTAACAGTAGTATTTCAATTACTTCTACAAATGAaactggtggtggtggaggtggtggtggcgATACACAACCTATATTATCAAACTCTCAATCCTTACCTTCATCGCCATCCAAAAGGGCATCACCACATATAGAGTTTACAAATGAAGAGTTTGAATCAACTATTGATATTCAAATTGAATTAGTTGATGAAGAACAAAATCAAATCCAagagcagcaacaacaacaacaatctaaAACTGTAACTTCATCTACAACTTCAACAGAAACCACAACAACTGTGGAATCTTCAACTACTTCAACTACAATTAcaacttcaacttcaacaccaataccaacaacaataacaacaacaccaacaacaccaataaaTAGCGATAATAGTTGGACATTTACATCATTTTCACcaaaagtttttaaagaaattagaagATATTATGGAGTGGATGAAGAATTTTTGAAGAGTCAAGAAAATTCAAGTGGTATAGTTAAATTTTTAGAAGTTCAAACCATTGGAAGAAGtggtagttttttttataaatctcAAGATAGTAAATACTTTATAAAAACCATACCGTCCAATGAATACGATACATTTGTAAAGATATTCCCCTCTTATTATCATCACACAATATCCTATCCAAATACTCTATTACCTAGATTTTTTGGAATGTATAGATTAAaaggaaaattaaaatttggtaataattcCAATGTTAGCTATTATACCAGTACCCATAGAGATATTATTTTCGTTGTAATGGCAAATTTATTCTACAATAAACAGAAATTAGAAATTAGAGAGAAATATGATTTAAAAGGTTCAACAGTTGGTAGATATGTTGAtgttaatttaattcaacaacaatttcaacaacaacagcaattacaacaacaacaacaactacaacaacaagaaaatgaaaatataacgATATCACcacaatcaacaacaacaaccacaacaactacaacaacagaagtatcaacaataataactaCAACACCAGCATCCCcacaaacaacaacagcaacagctaCAACATTTGATATACAAGATTTaacatttaaagatttaaatttaaagaggAAAATTCATTTAGGAGCATTAAGAAAAGCATTTATAActcaattgaaaatagatTCAGAATGGATGAATAGTCATGGTATTTGTGATTACAGCCTATTGGTTGGATTACATATTAGCGATAAAAAGGGTATACAATTATTGAAAACCAATAGCCTAAAGAGTAATAGTGGtaaaaaagaagatataTCATTCTTTAAAAAGGATTGTAATGGTGTTGCTTCTTCGATTTCTGAGCTTGGTAATACAAGAATCATTCATCCATTATCAACTCTCAATGGTAATAGAGGGCGTTCGTTATCATGTTCAAGTACATCAGATAATGATACATCACCAACAAGAACAAATCTTAATAGTGTTGTTGGAGATAATAGTGGAGGAGGAGGAGGGGGAGGAAATAATAGCCCACCCACCCACAATAGCATTCAACCAAACAAGCAGTCTTTATCAActtcaaatacaaataatagtttaagtAGTACCACCAATACtattgatgaagatgaagaaggaATTATTTACTATTTAGGTTTAATTGATATTCTTACAacttataatttaaaaaaacgtGGTGAAAATGCTGTAAAaggtttattatttgataga aCACAAATTTCAGCAATTAATCCCAAAGATTACCAAATTAggtttataaaatatattgaatcaatttttgattaa
- the plbC gene encoding phospholipase B-like protein: MNKIIILISLFLNFLFGYVVCLNENNQKSQNLIIPTYSIKLKSDGEYLVYSGNDTLSIAQASYTNEMMSIGWGYISITTNPKYNDSLQIEAAGYLEGYLSYEMIWQNWNNMMVNQNANNSFGNDIISWAKENILYMNQQIQLNQNDPYWINVNLVLQQLNGLTNGYSDANQNPDRQLSLMDFILLNMNVEIYDIMNSLKNNSSSFYQQPNNNSFDNNQHCSALIKLTDDLTELYTGHTTWSDYYQMVRMIKSYNFRFSKLVAAKSNTTMFSGYPGVLMSVDDFYMLDSKLVVLETTNGIKDNDSELFKLIKPQSVLTWIRIIVTNRIAHSGKSWCEIFEKENSGTYNNQWMIVDYNKFIKGVRVQDGTLYVFEQLPGYVEYADVTNILRTGYWPSFNVPYFETISNMSGFNYQSSSSDSSSSSGSIAYEQYPRSQIFRRDSNKVYSISDFQAFMRYNDFQNDPLAYGDPGNQISSRFDLITPQNNASAAGGIDSKVTSLELINQFLMIAQSGPTHDQEPPFSWSSENWKNKYPTIGQPDTFDFEWVTFSTTSFGSFPSASNEKNY, translated from the exons atgaataaaattataattttaatttctttatttttaaattttttatttggttatgttgtttgtttaaatgaaaataatcaaaaatcaCAAAACTTAATAATACCAacatattcaattaaattaaaatctgatGGTGAATATTTGGTTTATTCTGGAAATGATACATTATCAATTGCACAAGCATCATATACAAATGAAATGATGTCAATTGGATGGGGTTACATTTCAATCACTACCAATCCAAAATATAATGATTCATTACAAATTGAAGCAGCAGGTTATCTTGAAGGTTATTTATCATATGAAATGATTTGGCAAAATTGGAATAATATGATGGTTAATCAAAATgctaataattcatttggaAATGATATAATTAGTTGGGCAAAAgagaatattttatatatgaatcaacaaatccaattaaatcaaaatgatCCATATTGGATAAATGTTAATTTAGtattacaacaattaaatggTTTAACCAATGGATATAGTGACGCAAATCAAAATCCAGATCgtcaattatcattaatgGATTTTATACTTTTAAATATGAATGTTGAAATTTATGATATTATGAATTCTTTAAAgaataattcatcatcattttatcaacaacctaataataatagttttgataataatcaacatTGCTCagcattaattaaattaacagATGATTTAACAGAATTATATACAGGTCATACTACATGGAgtgattattatcaaatggtTAGAATGATTAAATCATATAATTTcagattttcaaaattagtaGCTGCAAAATCAAATACTACAATGTTTTCAGGTTATCCTGGAGTATTGATGAGTGTTGATGATTTTTATATGTTGGATTCGAAATTGGTTGTTTTGGAAACTACAAATGGaataaaagataatgataGTGAGTTATTCAAACTTATTAAACCACAATCAGTTTTAACTTGGATTAGAATTATAGTAACCAATCGTATTGCTCATAGTGGAAAATCATGGTgtgaaatatttgaaaaagaaaatagtgGTACCTATAATAATCAATGGATGATAGTTGATTACAATAAGTTTATAAAAGGTGTTAGAGTTCAAGATGGTACACTTTACGTTTTTGAGCAATTACCAGGCTATGTTGAATATGCTGACGTAACTAATATTTTACGTACTGGTTATTGGCCAAGTTTTAATGTCCCTTACTTTGAAACAATTTCTAATATGTCTGGATTTAATtatcaatcatcatcaagtgatagtagtagtagtagtggtagtataGCATATGAACAATATCCTCGTTCACAAATTTTTAGACGTGATTCAAATAAAGTTTATTCAATTTCAGATTTTCAAGCATTTATGAGATATAATGATTTTCAAAATGATCCTTTGGCATATGGTGATCCAGGTAATCAAATTTCAAGTCGGTTTGATCTTATTACTCCTCAAAATAATGCTTCCGCTGCTGGTGGTATAGATTCTAAAGTAACCTCTTTGGAActaattaatcaatttttaatgatagCTCAATCTGGCCCAACTCATGATCAAGAACCACCATTTTCTTGGTCTTCTGAAAActggaaaaataaatatccaaCAATAGGACAACCTGATacatttgattttg aatgggtaacattttcaacaacatcatttGGATCATTTCCATCAgcatcaaatgaaaaaaa ttattag
- the rabZ gene encoding Rab GTPase: MGCFHSREPTATGKTKKEEPTSAVKTNKEEKSSNYVSEPTTMEKIKKDDVYTIILIGDQATGKSSVLQRFKNNQFEVCHKPSPIIIDCFTKKIQIEGKKISLKCYDTAGQEKFRALSQSYYRCADGIMLFYDIANQKTFDNVGRWLEEVHRLAGPNVPILIIANKCDLNEKRVVNFNNAKKFADDKNIPIIEVSAKESLGVEEAFIKLASEINKTWKPLPDNETVTIGM, translated from the exons atggGTTGTTTTCACTCAAGAGAACCAACTGCAACTGGAAAAACAAAGAAAga AGAACCAACTTCAGCcgtaaaaacaaataaaga AGAAAAGTCTTCTAATTATGTATCAGAACCAACCACAatggaaaaaataaagaaaga tGATGTATATACTATTatat taattggTGATCAAGCAACAGGTAAATCTTCAGTATTacaaagatttaaaaataatcaatttgaaGTTTGTCATAAACCATCACCtataataattgattgttttacaaaaaaaattcaaatagaaggtaaaaaaataagCCTCAAATGTTACGACACTGCAGGCCAAGAAAAATTCAGGGCACTTTCTCAGTCCTATTATAGATGTGCTGATGGTATTATGCTTTTTTATGATATCGCAAATCAAAAAACATTTGATAATGTAGGTAGATGGTTGGAAGAAGTGCATAGGTTAGCAGGTCCAAATGttccaattttaattattgcaAATAAATGCGACCTTAATGAAAAAAGAGTTgtgaattttaataatgcaaaa aaatttgCAGATGATAAAAACATTCCAATTATTGAGGTTAGTGCAAAGGAATCTTTGGGTGTCGAAGAAgcatttataaaattagcatctgaaataaataaaacatgGAAACCACTACCAGATAATGAAACTGTAACAATTGGAATGTAA
- the pkgC gene encoding protein kinase 3, with protein sequence MSFKKQTKTPTSWFPGLKKERDLSHHKERYCTQYDVIKVNAYGKRQQRTLAVSSLGVSNLNGQSCQWFVRNSDVYSIEQDPTDSHKFSLTFLHRYHFEAETPEQAKSIISEFKRLGVGSPSGGGGGGSGVSSNGSNSTATSPNTSPIRLYVSDPSNQPTSSSPPPQPPLSESVGVHRSSPMLSSSRMISQLSQSTSENNISSPTYHPQGLSGSSTSSSSASGGGGNNNNANNSTPPNLIASSASNSSLYSSSINSSGIINSSNNNSSISFNNNNNNNNSNLTTTTTTTSTFKTPTLPISQASKFNNESESMGLSPLTPNSNSQTALMQHINAMPNTPNSNSTEGSRVWKIRAEELKKQFLLKKSSKSTQTVATTTPTPITKADIKIVLDDNKDDKNKDNNIGSGGSGNSSSKINKEKDNPYINQPSSLPSNNNSNNNNITKSNSTTTSQTNDKKDVCSSTINFDNLEVSSSSDRDLSSSKSLNKKNKQSIKKLTIDDFELLKVLGVGSFGRVYLVRRKDTGKFYAMKVLNKKDMLKKKQIAHTNTEKMVLSTMDHPFIVRLHFAFQNEDFLFMCMDYVPGGELFHHLQKAGKFPEELAKFYIAEVICSLHYLHSNNIIYRDIKPENILLDEEGHIKLTDFGLSKSGITSVVGSKNGGEGGFATTFCGTPEYLAPEIITGAGHGKAADWWSVGILLFEMLTGRSPFLASNRNDMYKSMIQGNLRMPMFLSSDAQDLLEKLLVPDPNKRLGSTQGFEEISSHPFFELIPWRMLESKMITPPFKPTIKEISLPNSNSNSNNNSQQPTNNNLTLSCDPELNAKINFQRRKSSAASVYNLDSPFKNFSWNKEEEDGIMGERESIGSISSNNSISSSPTSSSPINNNNSGGSNTAGGHRILTRKSTIGKNLRKGSV encoded by the exons atgtcgtttaaaaaacaaacaaagaCACCAACTTCATGGTTTCCAGGtttgaaaaaagaaagagatttATCACATCATAAAGAAAGGTATTGCACTCAATATGATGTAATAAAAGTAAATGCATATGGAAAAAGACAacaaag aacaTTGGCAGTTAGTTCATTAGgagtttcaaatttaaatggaCAATCATGTCAATGGTTTGTTAGAAATTCAGATGTTTATAGTATTGAGCAAGATCCAACTGATTCacataaattttcattaacaTTTTTACATCGATATCATTTTGAAGCAGAAACACCAGAACAAGCCAAAAGTATAATATCggaatttaaaagattaggAGTTGGATCACCatctggtggtggtggtggtggaagTGGTGTTAGTAGCAATGGTTCGAATAGTACTGCCACCAGTCCAAATACAAGTCCAATAAGATTATATGTTAGTGATCCATCGAATCAACCAAcgtcatcatcaccacctcCACAACCACCATTATCAGAGAGTGTTGGTGTACATAGATCAAGTCCAATGTTAAGTAGTAGTAGAATGATTAGTCAATTATCTCAAAGTActagtgaaaataatatatcatcaccaacatATCATCCACAAGGTTTATCAGGTAGCAGTACAAGTAGTTCATCGGCAAGTGgcggtggtggtaataataataatgctaATAATTCAACACCACCAAATTTAATAGCATCATCAGCAAGTAATAGTAGTCTttattcatcatcaattaatagtagtggtaTTATAAAtagttcaaataataatagtagtatttcatttaataataataataataataataatagtaatttaacaactacaacaacaacaacgtcAACATTTAAAACACCAACATTACCAATATCACAAgcatcaaaatttaataatgaaagtgAATCAATGGGATTAAGTCCATTAACACCAAATTCTAATTCTCAAACTGCATTAATGCAACATATTAATGCAATGCCAAATACACCAAATAGTAACTCAACCGAGGGTTCAAGAGTTTGGAAAATTAGAGCAGaagaattgaaaaaacaattccTTTTAAAGAAAAGTTCGAAATCAACTCAAACTgtagcaacaacaacaccaacaccaattacAAAAGCTGAtattaaaatagttttagatgataataaagatgataaaaataaagataataatattggtagtggtggtagtggtaatagtagtagtaaaattaataaagaaaaagataatccTTATATTAATcaaccatcatcattaccatcaaataataatagtaataataataatataacaaaatcaaattcaactaCCACATCCCAaacaaatgataaaaaagatgtttGTTCAAGTACAAtcaattttgataatttagaagtttcatcatcatcagatcgtgatttatcatcatcaaagagtttaaataaaaagaataaacaaagtataaagaaattaacaattgatgattttgaacTATTAAAAGTATTAGGAGTTGGATCATTTGGTAGAGTTTATTTAGTACGTAGAAAAGATACAGGTAAATTCTATGCTATGAAAGTATTGAATAAGAAGGATATgttgaaaaagaaacaaattgCACATACAAATACAGAGAAGATGGTATTGTCAACGATGGACCATCCATTTATAGTTAGATTACATTTTGCATTCCAAAATGAGGATTTCCTATTCATGTGTATGGATTATGTACCAGGTGGTGAATTATTCCATCATTTACAAAAAGCTGGAAAATTCCCTGAGGAATTGGCAAAGTTTTATATAGCAGAGGTGATTTGTTCATTACATTATCTACATTCCAATAATATCATCTATAGAGATATTAAACCCGAGAACATTCTATTGGATGAGGAGGGTCATATAAAATTGACCGATTTCGGTCTAAGTAAATCTGGTATCACAAGTGTGGTTGGTAGTAAAAATGGTGGCGAAGGTGGATTTGCAACCACATTTTGTGGCACACCAGAATATTTGGCTCCGGAAATTATCACTGGCGCAGGCCATGGTAAGGCAGCGGACTGGTGGTCTGTTGGtatattattgtttgaaATGTTAACTGGAAGATCACCATTTTTAGCAAGCAACAGAAATGATATGTATAAATCAATGATTCAAGGTAATCTAAGAATGCCAATGTTCCTCTCATCCGATGCACAAGATTTATTGGAGAAACTATTGGTACCCGACCCAAATAAAAGGTTAGGCTCAACCCAAGGCTTTGAAGAGATCTCTTCCCATCCATTCTTTGAGTTAATACCTTGGAGAATGTTGGAAAGTAAAATGATTACACCACCATTCAAACCAACCATTAAAGAAATCTcattaccaaattcaaattcaaattcaaataataattctcaacaaccaacaaataataatttaactcTAAGTTGTGATCCTGAATTAAAtgcaaaaattaatttccaaaGAAGAAAATCATCAGCTGCCAGTGTTTATAATTTAGATTCTccatttaaaaacttttcttGGAataaagaagaggaagatgGTATTATGGGCGAACGTGAATCGATTGGATCGATctcatcaaataattcaatatcatcatcaccaacttCTTCTTctccaattaataataataatagtggtggtagtaataCCGCTGGTGGTCATAGAATTTTAACAAGAAAAAGTACAATTGGAAAAAATTTAAGAAAAGGAagtgtttag
- the rps10 gene encoding 40S ribosomal protein S10, which produces MPLIPTENKLAIYRYLFQEGVLVAPKDFHLAKHPQIETVSNLDVLQILRSFKSRKFVTETFNWQYYYWVLTEEGIKYLRTYLQVPESVVPATMKKQASRPSTYTRSEETKRTGASGDFDPSFNRGDRRQGGDRRGGMGRGQYRTERSAPAPQQN; this is translated from the exons ATGCCACTCATTCCAACTGAAAACAAACTTGCTATCTACAGATACTTATTCCAAG AAGGTGTATTGGTTGCCCCAAAGGACTTCCATTTAGCTAAGCATCCACAAATTGAAACTGTTTCAAATTTAGATGTCTTACAAATCTTAAGATCCTTCAAATCAAGAAAATTCGTCACTGAAACTTTCAACTGGCAATATTACTACTGGGTCTTAACTGAAGAAGGTATCAAATACTTAAGAACCTATCTCCAAGTCCCAGAATCTGTTGTCCCAGCAACTATGAAGAAACAAGCTTCACGTCCATCAACCTACACCAGATCTGAAGAAACCAAGAGAACCGGTGCCTCTGGTGATTTCGATCCATCATTCAACCGTGGTGATCGTCGTCAAGGTGGTGATCGTCGTGGTGGTATGGGTCGTGGTCAATACAGAACTGAACGTAGTGCCCCAGCTCCACAACAAaactaa
- a CDS encoding ZZ-type zinc finger-containing protein, with amino-acid sequence MNIPITETYEYKQLTKILDILQQQREQVLKDKETIQNAYDEALKSPIEYIENLIGGKIQLPGKINIEEVPKFSIGLGTYNNNKNNNNNNNNNNNNNNNNNNNNNNNNNNNNSNNNNINNNNNSRSRNATNLKIPHLSSESESESDNGGDGGRNKRKFSSFSSTTTTNTEINSLSISEGENNRVTTNRLTKRQSENLTYWTEEEQKLLEQLLVKYPEEEVASHRWTKIATHIKGRTPQQVASRTQKFFKKLEKAGLRIPGSRKKKQSQQQQQQQQQQQQQNNNNNNNNNNNKQPQPTSRIDSSSDRSDNDEKIKNKSSSSSSSHVGKSKVEHTGFKCDGCDIEPIIGTRWHCAECINEVDLCEDCKEKYEEIGSHNSSHHMTAIDNPDNYFMDDDYKFSYPSGETNYLDPNYR; translated from the exons atgaatattcCAATTACAGAGACTTATGAATATAAACAACTAACCAAAATTTTAGATAtcttacaacaacaaagagaacaagttttaaaagataaagaaaccATTCAAAATGCGTATGATGAAGCATTAAAATCACCAATagaatatattgaaaatttaattgggGGT aaaatacaaTTACCaggtaaaataaatatagaaGAAGTaccaaaattttcaattggtttaggaacatataataataataagaacaataataataataataataataataataataataataataataataataataataataataataataataataataataatagtaataataataatattaataataacaataattcaaGATCAAGAAATgcaacaaatttaaaaattcctCATCTATCAAGTGAAAGTGAATCTGAAagtgataatggtggtgatggtggtagaaataaaaggaaattttcatcattttcatctacTACAACGACCAATACagaaataaattcattatcaatatcagAAGGTGAAAATAATAGAGTTACAACTAATCGTTTAACTAAAAGACAAAGTGAAAATTTAACATATTGGACAGAAGAAGAACAAAAACTATTAGAACAACTATTAGTTAAATATCCAGAAGAAGAGGTAGCTTCACATAGATGGACAAAGATTGCAACTCATATTAAGGGTAGAACACCACAACAAGTTGCAAGTAGAACtcaaaaattctttaaaaaattggaaaaagcCGGTTTAAGAATTCCTGgttcaagaaaaaaaaaacaatcacaacaacaacaacaacaacaacaacaacaacaacaacaaaataataataataataataataataacaataataaacaaccacaaccaacaTCAAGAATTGATTCATCATCCGATAGatctgataatgatgaaaaaattaaaaataaatcatcatcatcatcatcatcacatgTTGGTAAATCAAAAGTTGAACATACTGGATTTAAATGTGATGGATGTGATATTGAACCAATTATTGGAACTAGATGGCATTGTGCTGAATGTATAAATGAAGTTGATTTATGTGAAGATTGTAAAGAGAAATATGAAGAGATTGGCTCGCATAACTCTTCACATCACATGACCGCAATCGATAATCCTGATAATTATTTCATGGATGATGATTATAAATTCTCTTATCCATCTGGTGaaacaaattatttagaCCCAAATTATAGATag